Proteins from a genomic interval of Vicia villosa cultivar HV-30 ecotype Madison, WI unplaced genomic scaffold, Vvil1.0 ctg.000287F_1_1, whole genome shotgun sequence:
- the LOC131626434 gene encoding glutathione S-transferase TCHQD-like, translating into MQLYHHPFDLDSQKVRLALEEKGIDYTSFHANPVTGKNLDSTLFQMNPSGSLPVFQNGSHIIYKTIDIIQYIERIAVVSAGSEDISSNRKEVIEWMQKIQEWNPKYFTLSHIPDKHLVYVSKFIRRVVIARMSESPELAGAYHRKLREAYQTDEKLKDPDVLRRSKEHLVRLLDEAERQLSETPYLAGEEFTMADVMLIPILARLKLLDLENEYITGRPNIAEYWILVQQRPSYKKVIGKHFDGWRKHKTLFKTWCFVRIRSLLKRY; encoded by the exons ATGCAGTTATATCATCATCCATTTGATTTGGATAGCCAGAAGGTGAGACTTGCATTAGAAGAAAAGGGAATTGATTATACATCTTTCCATGCCAATCCTGTAACTGGCAAGAACTTGGATTCGACGCTCTTCCAGATGAATCCCAGCGGAAGCCTCCCTGTTTTCCAAAACGGGTCTCACATCATTTACAAGACTATTGATATAATTCA GTACATAGAAAGAATTGCTGTGGTCTCTGCAGGGTCTGAGGATATCAGTAGTAATAGGAAGGAAGTGATTGAATGGATGCAGAAGATACAAGAATGGAATCCTAAATATTTTACTCTTTCGCATATACCGGACAAACACCTAGTTTATGTTTCCAAGTTCATAAGGCGTGTGGTGATAGCTCGTATGTCGGAGTCTCCTGAATTAGCAGGTGCATATCATAGGAAGTTGAGAGAAGCCTATCAAACCGACGAAAAATTAAAAGACCCTGATGTTTTGAGAAGGAGCAAGGAGCATTTGGTTAGACTGCTTGATGAAGCCGAAAGACAACTGAGTGAAACGCCTTATTTGGCAGGTGAAGAGTTTACGATGGCCGATGTGATGCTCATTCCGATTTTGGCTCGTTTGAAACTCTTGGATTTAGAGAATGAGTACATAACTGGGAGGCCAAACATTGCTGAGTATTGGATTTTGGTTCAGCAGAGACCTAGTTATAAAAAGGTCATTGGTAAGCATTTTGATGGTTGGAGAAAGCACAAAACATTGTTCAAAACTTGGTGCTTTGTTCGTATTAGAAGTTTGCTTAAGAGGTACTAG
- the LOC131626422 gene encoding protein kinase STUNTED-like, with product MQKISHDGGSGRRTVVVGVKMDSPSKELLTWALVKVAQPGDLVVALHVLGTHEIMNGDGKSSLLSLVKAFDSVLNVYEGFCNLKQVDLKLKICRGSSVKKILVREANVYCATHVIVGSVHGFHRIRTSSSVAKYCAGKIAHDCCVLAVNNGKVVFKRGRLEESSVVDVQGFDCHREDGLLGSIRSTLGSDKKVSNDDAVKGTKRVSDHSLGKILLDSTEKVRDRSCLICGAMEETSCHQCGEEPSKASEGSSSRDGEKENSLAIVPVVTTDAGQQPELKPGWPLLHRKILSERRLPVTPFKRNQVSVVQWAMSLPNRDVSNGGVDHGKQLRICDQGWDQSTALNSESRALVPVDSEIGKTYSLPESTLKIIPKELEGLPEKYSSTCRLFEYQELVSATSNFSPENLIGKGGSSLVYRGCLRDGKELAVKILKPSYDVLKEFLLEIEIITTLHQKNIITLLGFCFENGKLLLVYDFLSRGSLEENIHGTKKNPREFGWAQRYKVAAGVAEALVYLHCKDDHPVIHRDVKSSNVLLSEDFEPRLSDFGLATWASTSSSYITCTDVAGTFGYMAPEYFMYGKVSDKIDVYAFGVVLLELLSGRKPISVDYPKGQQSLVMWATPLLSDGKVSQLLDPSLGDKYDHEEMERMVLAATLCIKRAPKARPQMSIVSKLLRGDDDAVKWAKLEVNVLEAREKLEDEEFPPSNLLKSHINLALLDVEDDSLSMSSVEQSVSLEEYLRGRWSRASSFD from the exons atgcaaaaaatatcTCATGACGGCGGCTCCGGTCGCCGGACGGTTGTTGTCGGAGTCAAAATGGATTCTCCGAGTAAAGAGCTTCTCACTTGGGCCTTAGTTAAGGTTGCTCAACCTGGTGATCTCGTTGTtgctctgcatgttcttggcacccATG AAATTATGAATGGAGATGGGAAATCGTCGTTGCTTTCTCTTGTTAAAGCGTTTGACTCTGTTCTTAATGTTTATGAAGGATTCTGTAATTTGAAGCAG GTGGATCTTAAGCTGAAAATTTGCCGTGGTTCATCGGTGAAGAAGATTTTGGTGCGAGAAGCGAATGTTTATTGTGCAACTCATGTTATTGTTGGGAGTGTTCATGGCTTCCATAGAATAAGAACATCTAGCTCTGTGGCTAAGTACTGTGCTGGAAAGATAGCTCATGATTGTTGTGTTCTTGCTGTTAATAATGGGAAAGTTGTGTTCAAGCGTGGTAGATTGGAAGAATCAAGTGTTGTTGATGTACAAG GGTTTGATTGTCATCGTGAAGATGGTTTGCTTGGTTCGATTCGTTCGACACTTGGTAGTGATAAGAAAGTATCGAATGATGATGCTGTTAAGGGAACCAAACGGGTTTCGGATCATAGTTTAGGTAAGATTTTACTTGATTCTACGGAGAAAGTAAGAGATCGAAGTTGTTTGATTTGCGGGGCGATGGAAGAGACTTCTTGCCATCAATGTGGAGAAGAGCCTTCGAAAGCATCTGAAGGCTCTTCTTCTCGTGATGGTGAGAAAGAGAATTCTTTGGCAATAGTACCCGTAGTGACAACTGATGCAGGACAACAACCGGAATTGAAACCCGGTTGGCCGCTACTTCACCGGAAGATTTTATCAGAAAGACGATTACCTGTTACACCGTTCAAGCGCAACCAGGTCTCTGTCGTCCAGTGGGCAATGAGCTTGCCGAATAGAGACGTATCAAATGGCGGCGTTGATCATGGTAAACAACTTAGAATTTGTGATCAAGGTTGGGATCAATCGACGGCATTAAATAGTGAAAGCCGCGCTCTTGTTCCGGTAGATTCGGAAATAGGGAAAACATATTCATTGCCTGAAAGCACTTTAAAAATCATTCCTAAAGAATTGGAGGGCCTACCTGAGAAATACTCATCGACTTGTAGGTTGTTCGAGTACCAAGAACTTGTATCCGCGACATCAAATTTTTCGCCTG aaaacttgatcggtaaaggAGGAAGTAGTTTGGTTTATCGAGGCTGCCTTCGCGATGGCAAGGAACTTGCTGTCAAGATCCTAAAGCCTTCTTAtgatgttttgaaagagtttCTTTTGGAAATCGAAATCATTACTACATTGCATCAAAAAAACATTATTACACTCCTCGGATTCTGCTTCGAGAACGGAAAGCTTCTTCTCGTCTATGATTTCTTATCAAGAGGAAGCCTTGAAGAGAACATTCACGGTACTAAGAAAAATCCTCGCGAGTTCGGTTGGGCACAGAGATATAAGGTTGCTGCAGGTGTTGCCGAGGCTTTAGTTTATCTGCATTGTAAAGATGATCATCCTGTGATCCATCGGGATGTTAAATCCTCTAATGTATTACTATCGGAAGATTTCGAACCTCGG TTATCTGATTTTGGATTGGCTACGTGGGCGTCAACCTCGTCATCGTATATAACGTGCACGGATGTTGCCGGAACCTTCGG TTATATGGCTCCTGAATACTTCATGTACGGCAAAGTAAGCGATAAGATCGATGTCTATGCATTCGGAGTCGTGCTTCTTGAGCTTCTTTCAGGGAGAAAGCCCATAAGTGTCGATTATCCAAAAGGTCAACAGAGTCTCGTTATGTGG GCTACTCCACTTCTAAGTGATGGAAAGGTGTCACAATTGTTAGATCCTAGTTTGGGTGATAAGTATGATCATGAGGAGATGGAAAGAATGGTTTTAGCAGCCACTCTTTGCATCAAACGTGCTCCAAAAGCTAGGCCTCAAATGAGCATT GTATCAAAGCTCCTTAGAGGCGACGATGATGCGGTCAAGTGGGCAAAATTAGAAGTCAATGTCTTGGAAGCGCGCGAAAAGCTCGAAGACGAAGAATTTCCACCTAGTAATCTACTAAAGTCGCATATTAATCTTGCACTACTTGATGTGGAAGATGACTCACTCTCCATGTCTAGTGTTGAGCAAAGTGTGTCATTAGAGGAATACTTGAGAGGAAGATGGAGTAGAGCATCAAGTTTTGATTGA
- the LOC131626445 gene encoding uncharacterized mitochondrial protein AtMg00310-like — MSFLWRGLKREYKIAWVKWVDFCKPKKLGGIDIHDLRLVNLALLGKWKWHMPSGDYGIWCDILTARNGVSSMTSIMGGIADCLISASPWWRGVSILGSKAVDTSDWFKDGLFFKIGSSLLTSFWKDI, encoded by the coding sequence ATGAGCTTTCTTTGGAGAGGATTGAAAAGGGAGTATAAGATCGCTTGGGTGAAATGGGTGGATTTTTGCAAGCCTAAAAAGTTAGGAGGCATTGACATTCATGACCTTCGGTTGGTTAACTTGGCCCTTTTGGGTAAGTGGAAGTGGCACATGCCTTCCGGGGATTATGGCATTTGGTGTGATATTCTCACAGCAAGAAATGGAGTTTCCTCTATGACTTCAATCATGGGTGGAATAGCCGATTGCCTCATATCGGCCTCACCTTGGTGGAGAGGGGTTTCCATTTTAGGATCTAAAGCCGTTGACACTTCTGACTGGTTCAAGGATGGGTTATTCTTTAAAATTGGTTCTAGTCTCCTTACCTCTTTCTGGAAGGACATTTAG